A genomic stretch from Candidatus Zixiibacteriota bacterium includes:
- a CDS encoding pyridoxal phosphate-dependent aminotransferase family protein, which yields MFEKCFQYTTPQDIRNLGIYPYFRPVQSAPGNEVVIDGKECIMIGSNNYLGLVNHPKVKEAAAAAALKYGSGCTGSRFLNGTLDLHIELEHRLAKFMQREAALVFSTGFQTNLGTISTLVGKSDAVFIDRQDHACIVDGTRLSYGKIYKFAHNDIDDYERVVKNVVNNGHRGGMLVVVDGVFSMEGDIIDLPRLVEVSQRYDVRVMVDDAHSVGVLGETGAGTAEHFGLLDKVDITMGTFSKSFASLGGFIVADAAVIEWVKHTARALIFSASIPPSNAAAVLAALDIIETEPERREHLWKNAHRMKREFAGLGFDVGRTETPIVPIVIGGDIEAFEFWKALFDRGVFTNPVVSPAVPPGQAMIRTSYTATHTDEHLDRVVEIVAQVGREKGLIS from the coding sequence CTGTTCGAAAAGTGCTTCCAGTACACAACGCCACAGGATATTCGCAACCTGGGCATCTACCCCTATTTCCGTCCCGTCCAATCGGCGCCCGGTAATGAGGTCGTGATCGATGGTAAAGAGTGCATCATGATCGGATCCAACAATTACCTCGGATTGGTCAACCATCCCAAAGTAAAAGAAGCCGCCGCCGCCGCCGCTCTCAAGTATGGCTCCGGATGCACCGGTTCACGGTTTCTCAACGGCACTCTGGATTTGCATATTGAGCTTGAACACCGGCTGGCGAAATTCATGCAACGTGAGGCGGCCCTGGTCTTCTCAACCGGATTCCAGACCAATCTGGGTACTATCTCCACGCTGGTCGGCAAGAGTGATGCGGTCTTCATTGATCGGCAGGATCACGCCTGTATTGTCGATGGTACTCGTCTTTCCTACGGCAAGATATATAAGTTCGCCCATAACGATATCGATGACTATGAACGGGTCGTCAAAAACGTGGTCAATAACGGCCATCGCGGCGGTATGTTGGTGGTGGTCGACGGTGTCTTCTCGATGGAGGGCGACATCATAGACCTACCGCGCCTGGTCGAGGTATCTCAGCGCTATGATGTGCGCGTGATGGTCGACGATGCCCATTCGGTCGGCGTACTCGGTGAGACCGGCGCCGGTACGGCCGAGCATTTCGGTTTGCTTGACAAAGTTGATATCACCATGGGCACATTCTCCAAGTCGTTCGCCTCGCTGGGTGGTTTCATTGTGGCCGATGCGGCCGTGATCGAGTGGGTCAAACATACCGCGCGGGCGCTGATATTTTCAGCCTCGATTCCGCCGTCCAACGCAGCGGCCGTGCTGGCGGCCCTGGACATTATCGAAACCGAACCGGAGCGGCGCGAACATCTCTGGAAGAACGCCCATCGGATGAAGCGGGAGTTCGCAGGTCTCGGGTTTGATGTCGGTCGTACCGAGACCCCGATTGTGCCAATCGTGATCGGCGGTGACATCGAGGCGTTCGAGTTCTGGAAAGCGCTGTTTGATCGCGGTGTATTCACCAACCCGGTTGTCTCGCCCGCGGTGCCGCCGGGGCAGGCGATGATACGCACTTCGTACACAGCCACGCACACCGACGAGCATCTTGACCGGGTCGTTGAAATCGTGGCCCAAGTCGGTCGCGAAAAGGGACTAATCTCCTAA
- a CDS encoding serine/threonine protein kinase produces MEPENRDDDKTRTFQSLGPGVRVDHFGIVRKLGEGGMGEVYLADDSKLKRQVALKFLPLDSLSNSELRTRFTREAQAVAALNHPNVVQVFEVGEHEGRPYFAMESVGGRSLREVFDEGILSIDRTITLVKQIAGGLSAAHKAGIIHRDIKPHNIMLTTDGMVKILDFGLARRDLEEDSTQTASTIGTVAYMSPEQVTGKAMDHRTDLFSLGTLIYEMVTGHRPFDGKYPAETANNIATNAPAALDEHLTDVPFELWHLLSKCLEKNPDLRYQQADELLADIGRLDRELKGGSPDLQTTQVSTQAAGGTDSLSEPAANVPSLPMLPSRKVLYVAVAIAVGVVAALSFWPSPQTVALDRVQISSEDAEQLAQQFLDGLDISLYGYRLHTQPRVNQYRQRIIRQSDLSRSEWLDQETWEPTFRYRTIAASADHQDRFYIVIDATGRIDSVFHVMRPDFVPDSISSDSASVLALGLANQLFGAELSGLTLLPIIESDAQGRPKREFRWRASDTLAGGLTPVASLTLAGATLVKAASSLEIPPMLSRSMADEQEIGILFAVGICVIGLFFTIFIAVRKKWFRVPPLHLYVALAALLLVDPLAETGFFRYPYFESGIGEMLEQMVVALLLSATIVGLAAFLLIGVAYSVLRNTRPDTLSGVMEAMTLRFPGQVWARCGAIGLTIGALAIFPLLLKGIVLRLYQVDIYPFYGEDLLVTLLPRIGNLASQVVAITTVILVGLAVIVVLKQYLKLGNWIWVVWIVLCLAAIWDQGSGPPEAANLVGVISLLSVGIILWCLFRYGILAGLVADLTAETLESGYRLLYTQDNYYQIMGGGILVLWLGLLITTLYFVDFKLPRQATAVD; encoded by the coding sequence TTGGAACCTGAGAATCGCGACGACGACAAGACCCGGACCTTTCAGTCATTAGGACCCGGTGTGCGCGTTGACCATTTTGGGATCGTGCGAAAACTGGGTGAAGGCGGTATGGGCGAGGTCTATCTGGCCGACGACAGCAAACTGAAACGGCAGGTCGCTCTCAAATTCCTCCCGCTCGACAGCCTGTCCAACTCCGAACTCAGAACCCGCTTCACCCGTGAAGCCCAAGCCGTGGCTGCGCTCAACCATCCCAATGTCGTTCAGGTTTTCGAGGTCGGCGAGCACGAAGGCCGTCCCTATTTCGCTATGGAATCGGTCGGCGGTCGGTCACTGCGCGAAGTGTTCGACGAGGGAATCCTATCTATCGATAGGACCATCACCCTCGTAAAGCAGATCGCCGGGGGGCTGAGCGCGGCGCACAAAGCGGGCATTATCCATCGCGACATCAAACCCCACAACATCATGCTCACGACGGACGGGATGGTCAAGATTCTCGATTTTGGCCTGGCCCGGCGCGACCTGGAAGAGGACTCCACACAGACCGCCTCGACTATCGGCACTGTCGCCTATATGTCGCCGGAACAGGTCACCGGCAAAGCGATGGACCATCGAACCGACCTGTTCTCCCTTGGAACTCTGATCTACGAGATGGTAACCGGTCATCGACCATTCGACGGCAAGTACCCGGCTGAAACAGCCAACAACATAGCCACCAATGCACCAGCGGCTCTCGACGAACACCTCACCGACGTACCGTTTGAGCTCTGGCATCTGTTATCCAAATGTCTGGAGAAAAATCCCGATTTGCGGTATCAGCAGGCCGACGAACTCCTCGCTGATATCGGTAGACTTGACCGGGAGTTAAAGGGGGGAAGCCCTGACTTGCAGACCACCCAGGTATCGACCCAGGCCGCGGGGGGGACAGACTCATTATCAGAACCTGCCGCAAATGTCCCTTCGCTTCCTATGCTACCTTCGCGAAAGGTGCTATATGTGGCTGTTGCAATTGCCGTCGGCGTGGTCGCCGCTTTGAGTTTCTGGCCCAGTCCTCAAACTGTGGCCCTGGACCGCGTACAGATATCGAGCGAGGATGCCGAGCAACTGGCCCAACAGTTCCTGGACGGCCTCGATATCAGTCTCTACGGATATCGCCTTCACACCCAGCCGAGGGTCAATCAGTATCGTCAGCGAATAATACGACAGTCGGACTTGTCGCGATCCGAATGGCTGGATCAGGAAACATGGGAGCCGACCTTCAGGTATCGAACGATCGCGGCCAGTGCCGATCATCAGGATCGCTTCTATATAGTGATCGACGCAACCGGCCGGATCGACTCGGTGTTCCATGTGATGCGACCGGATTTTGTCCCTGACTCGATATCGTCCGACTCGGCGTCAGTTCTGGCTTTGGGTCTGGCCAATCAACTGTTCGGAGCGGAACTGTCCGGACTGACGCTGCTGCCGATTATCGAATCTGATGCCCAGGGGCGACCGAAAAGGGAGTTCCGATGGCGCGCATCAGACACTCTTGCCGGCGGCCTCACTCCGGTAGCATCACTCACTCTGGCCGGTGCCACCTTAGTCAAAGCTGCCAGTTCACTTGAGATTCCACCGATGCTGTCGCGAAGTATGGCTGACGAACAGGAGATTGGAATACTGTTCGCGGTGGGCATCTGTGTTATCGGCTTGTTCTTTACCATTTTCATAGCTGTGCGCAAAAAGTGGTTCAGGGTACCACCTTTACACCTGTATGTCGCCCTGGCGGCCTTGCTTTTGGTAGATCCGCTGGCCGAAACAGGCTTCTTTCGTTATCCGTACTTTGAGAGTGGGATTGGCGAAATGTTGGAGCAGATGGTGGTGGCGTTGCTACTCAGCGCAACCATTGTCGGGCTGGCGGCGTTTCTCTTGATCGGAGTCGCCTACAGTGTCTTGAGGAATACGCGGCCTGACACTTTGTCGGGCGTGATGGAAGCGATGACCCTGAGATTTCCCGGACAAGTCTGGGCGCGATGTGGCGCCATAGGATTAACCATTGGTGCCCTGGCCATCTTTCCACTTTTGCTAAAAGGAATCGTACTGCGACTTTACCAAGTTGATATCTATCCCTTCTATGGAGAAGACCTGCTGGTTACGCTCCTGCCGCGGATTGGGAATCTGGCCTCCCAGGTGGTGGCAATTACTACCGTTATACTCGTCGGGCTCGCTGTAATCGTAGTGCTGAAGCAGTATTTGAAGCTGGGCAACTGGATCTGGGTCGTGTGGATTGTTTTGTGCCTGGCCGCAATTTGGGATCAAGGCTCGGGTCCGCCGGAGGCCGCAAATCTTGTCGGCGTGATCTCGCTCTTGAGCGTGGGAATCATTCTCTGGTGTTTGTTCAGGTACGGAATTCTCGCCGGACTTGTCGCTGATCTTACGGCGGAGACCCTGGAAAGCGGCTACAGGTTGTTGTACACACAAGACAATTACTACCAAATTATGGGCGGTGGGATTCTGGTTTTGTGGCTGGGGCTTCTGATAACCACTCTCTACTTTGTCGATTTCAAACTCCCACGACAAGCGACGGCGGTTGACTGA
- a CDS encoding T9SS type A sorting domain-containing protein yields the protein MRFGKLSTILTVSLLAIWVIPSAFAQIEEKGVPVSFGITTRAVLQPVSMPPIDIPALLVEDSIQEEQGYPFRFGYGYDVHYDLDNSGSWEDLSDGSRLWRFRIECPGAFSINLIYDDFWLPKGARLFVYNEDRSMVIGAFTEENNKEYRQFATRPVKGDVTILEYHEPADVEQPGIISIQRVVHGYKDIFHWSTVKDFLRNYGDAGTCNNNVNCPEGDPWHNEKRSVAMIQLAGGTRWCSGSLVNNEPGADRQYFLTAEHCGTGFGTWIFMFNYQSPTCINEDGPTYMTVSGSTNRAVNANSDVRLVEIDEAIPPLYRVYYAGWNALNQTQTSATGIHHPRGDIKKISFSTSGTTTADYLGSSGSGTSHWRIVWTDGTTEGGSSGSPLFDPNRRIVGQLHGGWASCTQMSQPDYYGKFSQSMDFGTSSANRLREWLDPDATGTDLLDGRDGYDLEAAVLLIDRTGSMSLLTADGRTRFEVAIEYARQDAEEIYENHPGVSVLVGHFETDNVIVAGQPWRTDLTNVLADITAVEALGTGNMTPLADAISEAADVLAGASTPGFGNLYIYTDGNENYSEIGSSEYTVTGPCYSDLINFPDDPADVIAGTGTGIDWDYGCDPGDPGSNCGDYQECVADELIAEGIIYARYFGLPILKSGTDPEDESRTPMDALATDASGLDGGTGRDSEGLKFFRYLAEASGGEFQFVSDVNQPPIASCQDVTVYADADCLAWASIDNGSYDPDGDPIMIVQVPTGPYPLGQTLVTLTVSDNFLLSSSCQATVTVVDTTSPVCIPPDDATIFLCTPTEICLPVACTDNCDPNSTITVVGGPGEIVGNQSWCYTPPGNGTYDVTMRCTDSSGNSCDAEFSVTIWMAQLAIEKTHNTFQGQFVDVSITIVGLNLPMGGFDVLVAYDASALGLQSATPGPPFYDPAPDGCGWEYFTYRFGPFGNCGDACPSGMVRIFGLAETNNGPNHPSCYGVPDSDPHELATMTFLVTNDRTFECQYVPIWFFWGDCGDNTISSQDGGVLYLDRLIHDYDGRLIWDEDDDDQFPEDERIPYVGAPDYCLNPDPNKPSPFRLTCFVNGGVDIVCADSIDARGDINLNGVPNEVADAVLFGRWFVIGGGCWPIGPPVEAYIAATDVNADGITLSVADFVYLVRIITGDALPYPKLSPVTADADLVNGVLSVNTDMGAAYVVVENSITPRLLAESMEMKYQYDVDNNLTRILVFSLEKDRRFSGDFLGGVEGNVMILEMATYDGTPVTTKLVPDEFALYPSYPNPFNPVATISFALAQPVDYELVIYNSLGQMVKTFSGHSGPGFERLDWNASGFASGVYFYRLTAGDFTDTRKMVLLK from the coding sequence ATGCGATTCGGTAAACTCTCAACCATCCTCACGGTATCGCTGCTGGCGATCTGGGTGATACCCAGTGCGTTCGCTCAGATAGAAGAAAAGGGTGTTCCCGTGAGTTTTGGCATTACCACCAGGGCTGTACTTCAGCCTGTATCAATGCCGCCGATTGATATCCCGGCCCTCTTAGTGGAGGATAGCATACAAGAGGAGCAGGGCTACCCGTTCCGATTCGGTTACGGGTACGATGTACACTATGACCTCGATAATTCGGGCAGTTGGGAAGACTTGTCCGACGGCAGCAGATTATGGCGCTTTCGCATCGAATGCCCCGGCGCCTTCTCGATTAACCTCATCTACGATGATTTCTGGCTGCCCAAAGGCGCCCGGTTGTTCGTTTACAACGAAGACCGCAGTATGGTGATAGGCGCCTTTACTGAGGAAAACAACAAAGAATACCGCCAATTCGCCACCAGGCCGGTCAAAGGGGACGTGACCATCCTGGAATACCATGAACCGGCCGACGTCGAGCAACCCGGGATTATCAGTATCCAGCGTGTTGTACACGGCTACAAGGATATTTTCCATTGGAGCACGGTCAAAGATTTCTTAAGAAACTACGGAGATGCGGGCACCTGCAACAACAATGTAAACTGCCCGGAAGGTGACCCTTGGCATAATGAAAAACGCTCGGTAGCAATGATTCAACTGGCCGGCGGGACCAGGTGGTGTTCGGGTTCGCTGGTCAATAATGAACCTGGCGCCGACAGACAGTATTTCTTGACCGCGGAGCACTGTGGTACCGGCTTCGGAACCTGGATTTTCATGTTTAACTACCAGAGCCCCACCTGTATCAACGAGGATGGGCCTACCTACATGACGGTGTCGGGCTCTACCAATAGAGCCGTCAATGCTAATTCTGACGTCAGATTGGTTGAGATCGACGAGGCGATCCCGCCCTTGTACAGAGTGTACTACGCCGGTTGGAATGCTCTCAACCAAACCCAGACCTCGGCCACCGGTATCCATCACCCCAGAGGTGATATTAAGAAGATATCGTTTTCCACCAGCGGCACCACTACCGCCGATTACCTCGGGTCCTCCGGTTCAGGAACCAGTCATTGGCGAATAGTATGGACTGACGGTACCACGGAGGGCGGGTCGTCCGGTTCACCGCTCTTTGATCCTAATCGTCGGATTGTTGGTCAGCTTCATGGAGGCTGGGCATCCTGTACACAAATGAGCCAGCCCGATTACTATGGGAAATTCAGCCAATCAATGGACTTCGGCACCAGTTCGGCGAATCGTCTGCGAGAGTGGCTCGACCCGGATGCCACCGGCACGGACCTGCTTGACGGCCGAGACGGCTATGACCTTGAGGCAGCGGTCCTGCTGATCGACAGAACCGGCTCGATGTCACTCCTCACGGCTGACGGTCGCACTAGGTTTGAAGTGGCGATCGAATATGCCCGACAAGACGCCGAGGAAATCTACGAGAATCATCCGGGGGTATCGGTACTGGTAGGTCATTTCGAAACCGATAACGTGATCGTGGCTGGGCAACCCTGGCGGACGGATTTGACCAACGTGTTGGCTGATATCACTGCTGTTGAGGCTCTGGGGACCGGCAATATGACGCCGTTAGCCGATGCCATTTCCGAAGCGGCTGATGTTCTGGCCGGCGCCTCCACGCCGGGATTCGGAAATCTCTATATCTACACCGATGGAAACGAGAATTATTCGGAAATCGGGAGCTCAGAATATACCGTTACCGGCCCCTGTTACAGCGATCTGATCAACTTCCCGGATGACCCGGCTGACGTGATAGCAGGTACAGGAACCGGTATTGACTGGGACTATGGATGCGATCCGGGTGATCCCGGCTCGAACTGTGGAGACTATCAGGAGTGTGTGGCCGATGAACTCATCGCTGAAGGAATTATCTATGCACGTTACTTCGGCCTGCCGATTCTGAAGAGCGGAACCGACCCAGAAGATGAGAGCCGCACACCGATGGACGCACTTGCCACCGACGCGAGTGGTCTTGACGGTGGCACCGGTCGGGACAGCGAAGGCCTGAAGTTCTTCCGCTACCTGGCCGAAGCCTCCGGAGGCGAGTTCCAATTCGTGTCGGATGTCAATCAGCCGCCTATCGCAAGCTGCCAAGACGTCACGGTCTACGCCGATGCCGACTGTCTCGCCTGGGCTTCGATTGACAACGGCTCCTACGATCCGGACGGCGACCCCATCATGATCGTGCAGGTCCCCACCGGTCCGTACCCACTGGGTCAAACCCTGGTCACCCTGACGGTCAGCGACAATTTCTTGTTATCCAGTTCCTGCCAGGCCACGGTGACGGTGGTTGACACTACCTCTCCGGTCTGTATCCCGCCCGATGACGCCACGATCTTCCTGTGCACCCCCACGGAAATCTGCCTGCCGGTAGCCTGCACGGACAACTGCGATCCCAATTCGACCATAACTGTCGTTGGTGGCCCCGGAGAAATCGTTGGCAATCAGTCGTGGTGCTACACCCCGCCCGGCAACGGAACCTACGACGTGACGATGCGTTGCACCGACTCAAGCGGCAATTCCTGCGATGCGGAATTCTCCGTGACTATTTGGATGGCCCAACTCGCCATCGAGAAGACACACAACACGTTTCAGGGACAGTTCGTAGATGTCTCCATTACGATTGTGGGCTTAAACCTCCCCATGGGTGGTTTCGATGTCCTGGTGGCCTACGACGCTTCAGCCCTGGGTCTGCAATCGGCCACGCCCGGACCGCCCTTTTATGATCCCGCGCCGGACGGCTGCGGATGGGAGTACTTCACCTATCGCTTCGGACCCTTCGGTAATTGCGGCGACGCCTGTCCATCAGGGATGGTCCGTATTTTCGGTTTGGCCGAGACCAACAACGGACCCAATCACCCGTCATGTTATGGTGTGCCCGACAGTGATCCGCACGAATTGGCCACGATGACATTCCTGGTCACCAACGACCGGACTTTCGAGTGCCAGTATGTGCCGATCTGGTTCTTCTGGGGTGATTGTGGTGACAACACCATTTCAAGCCAGGATGGCGGCGTGTTGTATCTGGACCGCCTCATTCACGACTACGACGGCAGATTGATCTGGGATGAAGACGATGACGATCAATTCCCGGAAGATGAGAGAATACCGTATGTGGGTGCTCCGGATTACTGTTTGAACCCGGACCCGAATAAACCGTCTCCATTCCGCCTGACCTGCTTTGTCAACGGCGGTGTTGACATCGTCTGCGCCGACTCGATCGATGCTCGCGGCGATATCAACCTCAACGGTGTGCCCAACGAAGTCGCCGACGCCGTGCTGTTCGGCAGGTGGTTCGTGATCGGCGGCGGATGCTGGCCTATAGGGCCACCAGTGGAGGCCTATATCGCGGCGACCGATGTCAACGCCGACGGTATCACGCTGTCAGTAGCTGATTTCGTTTACCTCGTTCGCATCATCACCGGCGATGCTCTGCCCTATCCGAAACTCTCACCGGTAACAGCCGACGCCGATCTTGTCAACGGCGTGTTGTCTGTGAATACCGATATGGGTGCGGCATACGTCGTGGTCGAAAACTCTATCACGCCGCGACTGCTGGCTGAGTCGATGGAGATGAAGTACCAGTACGACGTGGATAATAATCTTACTCGCATACTGGTCTTTAGTCTGGAGAAAGATCGACGCTTCTCAGGTGACTTCCTTGGCGGTGTCGAGGGCAACGTGATGATTTTGGAGATGGCTACTTATGACGGCACTCCGGTGACGACCAAATTGGTGCCGGATGAGTTCGCGCTGTATCCCAGTTACCCGAATCCGTTCAACCCGGTCGCTACGATATCGTTCGCCCTGGCTCAGCCGGTGGACTATGAACTGGTGATCTACAACAGCCTGGGTCAGATGGTGAAGACGTTTAGCGGCCACTCCGGTCCCGGCTTCGAACGCCTTGACTGGAATGCCTCAGGCTTCGCCAGCGGTGTCTACTTCTATCGACTGACCGCCGGTGACTTCACCGACACCAGGAAGATGGTGTTATTGAAATGA
- a CDS encoding N-acetyltransferase, whose amino-acid sequence MATVNILEVESSAHLNDFIDLPNRLYKGDPNYVTPLKSERLEFFDRDKNPFYKTAKTKLFLAERDGELAGRIAICVNFTHNEVHEEQTGFFGFFECVDDFEVASALLKTAMIELKREGMERMRGPVSFSTNHECGFLIEGFDSPPVIMMTYNKPYLPRLAEKFGLKKGMDLLAYKLTKENPIPDRVQKIVEKLRKRSGVTFRNIRMNDFANEVQRIRRIYNEAWEHNWGFVPMNEDEFTYLAKGLKQIVEPELLFIAEHEDRPVAFLMAVPDVNQALIHLKGKLMPSGVFKLLWHTKISNKIDGVRVMTMGVVPDFRKRGLDSILYVDVFNRGIERGYRWGELSWILETNELMRSAIEQMGADLYKRYRIVEMPL is encoded by the coding sequence ATGGCTACCGTCAACATCTTAGAAGTAGAATCGTCGGCCCATCTGAACGATTTTATCGACCTGCCAAATCGACTATACAAAGGTGATCCCAACTACGTAACGCCGCTCAAGTCGGAACGACTCGAATTCTTCGACCGCGACAAAAACCCATTCTATAAAACTGCCAAAACCAAACTGTTTCTGGCCGAACGCGACGGTGAGCTTGCCGGACGGATCGCCATTTGTGTTAATTTCACCCACAACGAAGTTCATGAAGAGCAAACCGGGTTCTTTGGTTTTTTTGAGTGCGTGGACGATTTCGAGGTTGCCTCGGCCCTGCTGAAGACAGCCATGATCGAATTGAAGCGCGAAGGAATGGAAAGGATGCGGGGACCGGTCAGTTTCTCCACCAATCATGAGTGCGGTTTCCTCATCGAAGGCTTCGACTCGCCGCCGGTGATCATGATGACCTACAACAAACCGTACTTGCCTCGGTTGGCGGAGAAATTCGGGCTCAAGAAAGGGATGGACCTCCTGGCTTACAAGCTGACCAAAGAGAACCCTATTCCCGACCGCGTCCAGAAGATTGTCGAAAAACTCAGGAAACGTTCGGGCGTGACCTTTCGCAATATCAGGATGAACGACTTCGCCAACGAGGTGCAGCGCATCCGGCGCATCTACAACGAAGCCTGGGAGCACAACTGGGGTTTTGTGCCCATGAACGAAGACGAGTTCACCTATCTGGCCAAAGGGCTCAAGCAGATTGTCGAACCGGAACTGTTGTTCATCGCCGAGCACGAGGATCGACCGGTGGCCTTTTTGATGGCCGTGCCCGATGTCAACCAGGCGTTGATCCATCTAAAGGGGAAGTTGATGCCGAGCGGTGTTTTCAAACTTCTCTGGCACACCAAGATCAGCAATAAAATCGACGGCGTTCGCGTGATGACCATGGGTGTGGTGCCGGATTTCCGCAAGCGTGGTCTGGATTCGATCCTTTATGTGGACGTGTTCAACCGTGGTATCGAGCGTGGCTATCGCTGGGGGGAACTGTCCTGGATACTCGAGACCAACGAGTTGATGCGTAGCGCTATCGAACAGATGGGGGCTGACTTGTACAAACGTTACCGCATCGTTGAGATGCCTTTGTAG